GTTTGCTTCCAGCAGCTTCATGAACCATCCTTCTGAAGCATATATCCCTTCAAGTGGTGGTCTGTGGAATATCCTTTTGTCGCCTTCCTGGTAGATGTACACTTTAAGCATTTTCTCCATTAACTCATAACTCCTGCAATTTTCATTTAAGGATTTCCACATTAACCAAACTTTGTCGTCACTAGTTCAACATTGACAACAGAGAAGGAAAAAGAAGGTGTGCGTCTAGACTAGGCGAATTCGTCATCTGGGGCGGGATAATTTCTTGCTGTATCATAACGAGTTTGCATTGTGTGCGCGTTAACGGGTCTCTTCGATTATTGGTCCGTTTATTTTTGGGTGGGTCAAATTAGTCATTTTGGGTCCAAATGATTCGGGTTTTCATTGGTAGTTCTTTCGGATTTAGGTCATTCAGGTCTAGGTGCACACCAGGCAAGAAAATTAAAACACTGCCAATTTCAGTTAAAGAGTGAAATTATCTGGAAAATTCTCTTTTTACCCACTCCCAAAGTAAAGTGTCCTTTCTGGCTAGGTGATTGTATGCATGATAATAGATAGACGGGGATTACCTCTGAAACATGCTAGCATTGTGGTACAAGGGAGCATAGAGCCCTTTATCCGAAGGTGGTCCAGTCTCGATCAGTGATTTTGCTGTTACTAATTCCCCATCTACTTTCATAGACCATCGGGGTATCTACAACGAAGTATGTAAAGTAAAATAAGAAAGCAATTAGATAATCAGGCTATCTACAACAAAGTATgtaaagaaaaataagaaaacaatgagATAAGAGAGATATCAAAAGCATGTATGATAAACCCGGCTACTATTGTTAGAACAAATGGATACCATTGAATAGGGTGTCGAATGACTTTGGGCCAACAACTCATACATGTCTGATAATGCCAGAACCTCCTTTTGATGCAACTCCGATTTCCTCTTCACTGTTTCTCCTGGAATAGAAGGTGAATGAGGTAAACTAATGTTCCCCGATAAAATGCTTGAGTTCGTCTTCACTGTTTCTCCCGGAATAAAGGGTGAATGAGGTAAACTATTGTTCCCCGATAAAATGCTACCCTCGGAACGTATCGTGGGTGATGCAACTGGAGGCACAACTAAAGCCATAGGAGGGTCAACTAAAGCCGGGCTCAAGTTTGCATCTTGTAAAGGTGGCAAAGCAACGAACTTATTGTCGTGAGTCTCAATAGAAGATGAATTACTCGCTGAAGTCTGATTATCAGATGGATAGATAAGTTCAGGAACTTCCCGAGAAAACGGATCATCTCCATCCTCATTTCCTCTAGGAGAAGAATCATTCTTGAAGATTCCATCCCTCAACTCATGCACAACACTCACATTGCTAGCACCTGGTGAACTCATGTTACCCGATAGAATGGGGTTGATGGTTGTATTCTCACTTAAAAAGCTATGGTTTTTTTGCTGGGAAGCTTTGCCCCAAGAAAAAACAGGCCACAGAGTGTTACCCGTGGGCAGCTCAATGCGTTGAAACAATATAATAGTTCCGAACACCACTCCTATTAACCACAGCAACCGTCTAGTTTCCAATTGAAATGCTTTCTGAAATTCAAACCCCATATTGGTCGGGATGATATCAAAGCCAAACACAAGAGTCAAGGGATATAGATCATGTGAACTAACAACTTCTGATTCCGAAACTTCTTACATATATCTTCATTTCTCGTTATGAATAAGCGAGAAATATCATTCTGCAAAATGCATGGAAcatcatattataataattagaCAAAAGCGGAACTTTGGATGAAGATAATTCTGAAGTTTAATTGTTGTTGAATTGAAAGAAGAATCCTAGTCTACCATAACATCTGTGTTTGGGCAGATACGGAGTGTCCATGGTATTAAATATGGGTTTCTATTTTCGCAGAATTGCGATTGAGATGTAATGACTCATTTTATTTGGTACTCCGTACTAAATTACAGTGATCAGTTCCACTAAGAAATAAAGGGTAGCTTAGTCAAGAGGTTTACATGCAAAAATCACAGAAAATAGGATTAATGCAGAAGAATACAATTATACAATTCAAGTGATGTAGATACTTTGGCAACATCTCAATAAATTAGAGTTCCAAAAAAAGCTGCTAACTACTAAATCAAGAAAGCAGTAATGGTAAATTAACTTCCCCATATACAaccataaataaataattaaatagtaCTCGTAGGATGCAAAATTGGGAAATATGAAATTCAAACAAAAATTTATTACATGGTAGTTGAATGTTGTTATTATTATCCAGAGCAAAAACATGGGCAAACCAGAATCCATGGAATTTGATTTGTTGTCCTTATTTACTCTATTTTGTCTGATAACTCAAGCAAACGCACCGGGTGCTACCAAGTCTCGGTACCGTCCTCTCATATACACTACATTATTACAAGAATCTTTAGTATAAGATCGCCTTATTGCGAAATAAACCCGGTCATTATAACTGTTAGTATTATTACGAGTATATTATAACGATGTCTTGAATATTTATGAGAAATCAACTCAATCTTAAGAATTAAATCAAGATTCAATCCATAATATATTAAGAAACGCCCCCAACAAAAGTGGAAGTCAAAAGAAAAGTCAAATTTATTCAAAATGAATTaataatttgcatcatatattGCATGAAtaacatgatgatgatgatgattaccAAAGAATCATTgcaatataaatataaatataaatataaatataaatataaatataaatatgatTACAGAATTATGTGCATGCAACAAAagtaaagaaaaagaaaacaaggATTATGCATATACCAAGTAAGAGTTTACTGTTTGCGCAAATTAGTCAAGAAAGAACATAGCAAGGCTGTACAAATTCACACCCAAAATCTGAAGCTGGATTGACTATGACCACGGagtcttaatcccaaaatgatttaaAGCGGGTTCGACTCGGAAAAAACTTGAAGTGGCTTGGTGTAGTAGTAAAGGGAGAAGGGAGATGTTGTAAAATTCCGAGCAAAGAAGAGTAAAGCAAAAGAGAAAGTTTGATGCTAAGATGATATGCTTACTGTTGAATGTTTGAAGTTTCTAAGTGTTTTAAAACTCAAGAAAAATGTGTATTTCCTTTAATAATTAATCTCTCCtattttgcacaagaattaagaaaatgattttggaccatACAAAACACTTTATTCcactctaccccacatgtaattaaatttggactacacaaaagttaccaaaaaagaaaatagggaTAAAAATCCGACTAGCTTTGATAAGGAAAAAgtgacaaaatgaatgaataggagggagtatgatatTTTAGAATGAAATCTAAGATTTCTTCATTAATTTGATGATGACAAAAACTTTTGTGTCTGCTCATTTTGGTGTCATTTTACAGCCACTTGCAACCAAGGCATCGCGTGGGTTGCACCCTCATTAGCTTCTTATGATTTGAGTATTTGGAGTAACCCGAAATTTAACTGAACTGAAATTTATCAGATCTCAATTATACATTTATATTCGACTTGAAATAGCTCAGACCGATTAAAGTTGTTAACTGAACTGAATCTGATTGAAAACGAACTGATATTGAAACTAAGGTCAACCCCATTTAAATCGTATCGATTTAACCCAATTCGATTGACTCGTTTGCTAGGTCTAAATTTATATCGGATACTATCGTCTTGAACGAGAATTTGTACAGTATAATATGCTATTCGATGCTAGTAAGATTAAACTCGAAGTTTTACAAGCTAAATTAAGGAGAATACATACCAAAACATCTTAAGTGAAGTACTTGGCATAAATATGAGAGGTGAGATGTCATCGGGAAAAAAATAttatacatcggatgtactacactAGACATAATATATACGGAGTATGTGagtttatgtgtattttttttacgGCGGAATAGGTAACTGTTTCACATAAGAAAATTTCGGGATAGTTTTGGAAATCACTTCTAAAAATTAGGAAAAGAATGAGATTTTTATATGAATGCGTACAATTTtggaaaaaaatattttttatggGGACAATTTTGGAAATTATTTCTGAAAATTAGGAAAAGAATGACAATTCACATTTAAGAAAATATACATTTGTTGGTTTTTTAAAAACTACGAAGTATTACTATTTGCCCATGCGTGTCATTTTGGGTGAGGGTGATTATAACTTGT
The Silene latifolia isolate original U9 population chromosome 11, ASM4854445v1, whole genome shotgun sequence genome window above contains:
- the LOC141612177 gene encoding putative glycosyltransferase At5g03795, with amino-acid sequence MGFEFQKAFQLETRRLLWLIGVVFGTIILFQRIELPTGNTLWPVFSWGKASQQKNHSFLSENTTINPILSGNMSSPGASNVSVVHELRDGIFKNDSSPRGNEDGDDPFSREVPELIYPSDNQTSASNSSSIETHDNKFVALPPLQDANLSPALVDPPMALVVPPVASPTIRSEGSILSGNNSLPHSPFIPGETVKTNSSILSGNISLPHSPSIPGETVKRKSELHQKEVLALSDMYELLAQSHSTPYSMIPRWSMKVDGELVTAKSLIETGPPSDKGLYAPLYHNASMFQRSYELMEKMLKVYIYQEGDKRIFHRPPLEGIYASEGWFMKLLEANRHFVTKRPEEAHLFYLPFSSRQLEETLYVRNSHSHKNLIQHLKNYLDLISRKYPFWNRTDGADHFLVACHDWAPSETKRHMSNCIRALCNADVKEGFKFGKDVSLPETYVRTAKNPVRDVGGKPLSKRRTLAFYAGNMHGYLRPILLEHWGNNKDPDMQIFGRLPNSKGNRNYIDYMKSSKYCICPRGYEVNSPRVVEAIFYECVPVIISDNFVPPFYETLNWESFAVFVAEKDVPNLKNILLSIPKKTFLRMHMRVKKVQQHFLWHPKPVKYDLFHMTLHSIWYNRVFQFKPR